One stretch of Daphnia pulicaria isolate SC F1-1A chromosome 6, SC_F0-13Bv2, whole genome shotgun sequence DNA includes these proteins:
- the LOC124343516 gene encoding 5'-AMP-activated protein kinase subunit gamma-2-like isoform X4, with protein MKDPSLEQLATIDDRDEGVDVCDLSPEIKGIGATISPSTRRHQLIPGRQSPRWIGRHSPIASDVCETIPEETSAGSATAENDSAQNQARQQQIAATHPPPRRHKLLPIQHLSLNIRQSSLPLPVIVTEDVDASDVDRSRTMADNGARPRAGTWSMPHPNPGRHGGTSNSVVSSATLIAAHDDRLRRKSGDDAGLFGSPGRHKTLGSAHIFEAFRPRSKSDAQRAIKKPTIMSTVKNAVQNSLMGSPIVAGRIASPGSQSPSSLPYDVPSSYGSGNGVSDKNRTRSITEASTSRGPVSKVMDMFRNRSQSVSTDDKRKQKNQPVVVVSNNSHGALIRRGDDRRRASLGAGIPGALRTGDSASFDPNHSAILFRDSRGLPVADPFLDKLDFGDLDDENQIFVKFFKFHKCYDLIPTSAKLVVFDTQLLVKKAFFALVHNGVRAAPLWDSKKQCFVGMLTITDFIRILQMYYKSPMVQMEELEEHKLDTWRSVLQQDYKGLQSISPDASLFDAIYTLISNRIHRLPVIDPQTGNVLYIVTHKRILRFLFLYLKDMPKPSFMNKTLRELNIGTYDNVETASPDTPIITALTKFVERRVSALPIVDSQGRLVDIYSKFDVINLAAEKTYNNLDITLTQANEHRNTWFEGVSKCHLDDSLGTVMEKIVRAEVHRLVVVDNEDRVIGVISLSDILSELVLKPSLAFAGHSKKNSLCSDAENTGTIPEETASDDEIELASRAETLDQPVTASEDIAMMDDEEECSREIRDALNGVTMAETNEPPVVSVGE; from the exons ATGAAGGATCCATCGCTGGAGCAGTTGGCCACCATCGACGACCGGGACGAGGGCGTCGACGTCTGTGATTTATCGCCAGAAATCAAGGGCATCGGAGCGACCATTTCGCCCAGCACCCGACGGCATCAGCTGATACCTGGCCGTCAGTCGCCAAGATGGATAGGTCGCCATTCTCCCATCGCCTCTGATGTATGTGAAACAATTCCCGAGGAGACTTCCGCTGGATCTGCAACAGCGGAGAATGACTCAGCCCAAAATCAAGCCCGCCAGCAGCAAATTGCCGCCACTCATCCGCCGCCCAGACGCCATAAGCTCCTCCCCATCCAGCATCTTTCTCTAAACATTCGACAG TCCTCGCTGCCGCTACCCGTAATCGTGACCGAAGACGTGGACGCTTCAGACGTGGATAGAAGTCGCACCATGGCCGACAACGGAGCCAGACCTCGAGCAG GAACTTGGAGTATGCCTCATCCTAATCCAGGACGTCATGGCGGAACGTCGAATTCTGTCGTTTCCAGTGCAACTCTCATCG CTGCACACGATGATCGACTGCGTCGGAAATCTGGCGACGACGCCGGCCTGTTCGGATCTCCCGGCCGTCACAAGACCCTCGGGAGCGCCCACATTTTCGAGGCTTTTCGGCCGCGTTCCAAATCGGATGCCCAGCGTGCCATCAAGAAACCAACTATCATGAGTACAGTCAAGAATGCCGTCCAA AACTCGCTGATGGGATCACCGATTGTTGCTGGTCGGATTGCGTCACCGGGAAGTCAGAGCCCATCTTCGCTCCCTTACGACGTCCCTTCTTCGTATGGGAGCGGCAATGGCGTCAGTGACAAAAACCGGACGCGATCCATCACGGAAGCGTCAACGTCACGCGGACCTGTTTCTAAAGTCATGGATATGTTTCGAAATCGTTCACAAAGTGTTTCCACTGACGACAAGCGCAAA caGAAAAATCAGCCAGTTGTCGTCGTTAGCAACAACAGTCACG GTGCTTTGATCCGGCGCGGCGATGATCGTCGAAGAGCCTCCCTCGGCGCCGGAATTCCTGGCGCCCTGCGAACCGGCGATAGCGCCTCGTTTGATCCCAACCATTCAGCCATACTATTCCGCGATTCCAGAGGa CTTCCAGTCGCCGATCCTTTCCTGGATAAGCTGGATTTCGGAGATTTGG ATgacgaaaatcaaatttttgtcaagttcttcaagttccacaAATGTTACGATCTCATACCGACCAGCGCCAAATTGGTCGTCTTCGACACTCAGCTTCTGGTGAAAAAAGCTTTCTTCGCACTGGTTCATAACG GAGTTCGTGCTGCGCCATTGTGGGATAGCAAGAAACAATGTTTTGTTGGCATGCTGACCATCACAGATTTCATCCGCATCTTGCAAATGTATTACAAATCTCCGATGGTGCAGATGGAAGAGTTAGAGGAGCACAAACTGGATACTTGGAGAA GTGTTCTTCAGCAGGACTACAAAGGACTCCAGAGTATTAGTCCAGATGCTTCTCTCTTTGATGCTATTTACACGCTGATTAGTAATCGAATCCATCGATTGCCCGTTATTGATCCTCAAACTGGCAACGTATTATACATCGTGACCCATAAAAGAATACTGCGCTTCCTGTTTCTATAC TTGAAGGACATGCCGAAACCAAGTTTCATGAACAAAACTTTGAGAGAGTTGAACATTGGCACGTACGACAATGTCGAAACTGCCAGTCCAGACACACCGATAATCACCGCATTGACAAAGTTTGTCGAAAGAAGAGTGTCTGCTTTGCCTATCGTCGATTCCCAAGGCAGACTAGTCGATATCTACTCCAAATTTGACGTCATT AATCTGGCTGCGGAAAAAACCTACAACAACTTGGATATTACTTTGACGCAAGCCAATGAGCATCGAAATACTTGGTTTGAAGGAGTTTCCAAATGTCATCTGGACGATTCTCTTGGCACAGTGATGGAAAAAATAGTCAGAGCCGAG GTTCATCGTCTTGTTGTTGTGGATAACGAGGATCGCGTCATCGGCGTGATTTCCCTCTCCGACATTCTTTCAGAACTCGTATTAAAGCCGAGCC TGGCATTTGCAGGCCATTCGAAGAAGAACAGTTTGTGCTCTGATGCTGAAAACACGGGCACCATACCGGAAGAAACTGCATCTGATGATGAGATCGAACTTGCCTCCAGGGCGGAGACCTTGGACCAGCCAGTAACAGCGAGCGAGGATATAGCTATGATGGATGACGAAGAAGAGTGTTCAAGGGAAATACGTGATGCCCTCAATGGTGTTACTATGGCAGAAACCAATGAGCCACCGGTTGTTTCTGTAGGAGAGTGA
- the LOC124343516 gene encoding 5'-AMP-activated protein kinase subunit gamma-2-like isoform X2, with product MALWSYFGDRRSFRRTIQSSDSNQNASRRLVNGQQPNHRGRSISETSNDGVLEDVEEEIPSTEGSSPTESSVYHSLPSYQGSLHRHNTLFKRWMASRNRSVDESSSSHTLNRARGEFSNEQPVAVHYHRRPAQTINSTSNISSNNNNSTTSSTTTTISSSGMYSPNNSRQRVRHSSAPVSNLPLRLDPHFIDKSLIEVKETVQQDGEEKTSEELDNNGYFNKDIWIPRRNYVYRKSSLPLPVIVTEDVDASDVDRSRTMADNGARPRAGTWSMPHPNPGRHGGTSNSVVSSATLIAAHDDRLRRKSGDDAGLFGSPGRHKTLGSAHIFEAFRPRSKSDAQRAIKKPTIMSTVKNAVQNSLMGSPIVAGRIASPGSQSPSSLPYDVPSSYGSGNGVSDKNRTRSITEASTSRGPVSKVMDMFRNRSQSVSTDDKRKKNQPVVVVSNNSHGALIRRGDDRRRASLGAGIPGALRTGDSASFDPNHSAILFRDSRGLPVADPFLDKLDFGDLDDENQIFVKFFKFHKCYDLIPTSAKLVVFDTQLLVKKAFFALVHNGVRAAPLWDSKKQCFVGMLTITDFIRILQMYYKSPMVQMEELEEHKLDTWRSVLQQDYKGLQSISPDASLFDAIYTLISNRIHRLPVIDPQTGNVLYIVTHKRILRFLFLYLKDMPKPSFMNKTLRELNIGTYDNVETASPDTPIITALTKFVERRVSALPIVDSQGRLVDIYSKFDVINLAAEKTYNNLDITLTQANEHRNTWFEGVSKCHLDDSLGTVMEKIVRAEVHRLVVVDNEDRVIGVISLSDILSELVLKPSLAFAGHSKKNSLCSDAENTGTIPEETASDDEIELASRAETLDQPVTASEDIAMMDDEEECSREIRDALNGVTMAETNEPPVVSVGE from the exons ATGGCGCTGTGGTCCTATTTCGGCGATAGGAGAAGCTTCCGCAGGACTATCCAGTCGTCGGATTCCAATCAAAATGCCAGCCGACGTCTTGTCAACGGACAGCAGCCAAACCATCGAGGGCGAAGCATTAGCGAAACTTCCAATGACGGCGTCCTCGAAGATGTCGAAGAAGAGATCCCTAGCACAGAAGGTTCATCGCCCACCGAGAGCAGCGTCTATCACAGTTTGCCCTCCTATCAGGGAAGTCTTCATCGACACAACACGCTCTTTAAGCGCTGGATGGCCAGTCGTAATCGATCAGTGGACGAATCATCCAGTTCGCATACGCTCAATCGTGCTCGAGGGGAATTTTCAAACGAGCAACCCGTTGCCGTCCATTATCACCGACGCCCGGCTCAGACAATCAACAGCACCAGCAATATCAgcagcaataataataacagcacCACATCCAGCACAACCACCACTATTAGTAGCAGTGGAATGTATTCACCCAATAACAGTAGACAGCGCGTCCGACACTCTTCGGCGCCTGTTTCCAATTTGCCACTGCGACTCGATCCCCATTTCATTGACAAAAGTCTCATCGAAGTCAAAGAAACCGTCCAGCAGGATGGCGAAGAGAAGACGTCAGAGGAGCTGGACAATAATGGCTATTTTAACAAGGACATTTGGATCCCGAGAAGGAACTACGTTTACAGAAAG TCCTCGCTGCCGCTACCCGTAATCGTGACCGAAGACGTGGACGCTTCAGACGTGGATAGAAGTCGCACCATGGCCGACAACGGAGCCAGACCTCGAGCAG GAACTTGGAGTATGCCTCATCCTAATCCAGGACGTCATGGCGGAACGTCGAATTCTGTCGTTTCCAGTGCAACTCTCATCG CTGCACACGATGATCGACTGCGTCGGAAATCTGGCGACGACGCCGGCCTGTTCGGATCTCCCGGCCGTCACAAGACCCTCGGGAGCGCCCACATTTTCGAGGCTTTTCGGCCGCGTTCCAAATCGGATGCCCAGCGTGCCATCAAGAAACCAACTATCATGAGTACAGTCAAGAATGCCGTCCAA AACTCGCTGATGGGATCACCGATTGTTGCTGGTCGGATTGCGTCACCGGGAAGTCAGAGCCCATCTTCGCTCCCTTACGACGTCCCTTCTTCGTATGGGAGCGGCAATGGCGTCAGTGACAAAAACCGGACGCGATCCATCACGGAAGCGTCAACGTCACGCGGACCTGTTTCTAAAGTCATGGATATGTTTCGAAATCGTTCACAAAGTGTTTCCACTGACGACAAGCGCAAA AAAAATCAGCCAGTTGTCGTCGTTAGCAACAACAGTCACG GTGCTTTGATCCGGCGCGGCGATGATCGTCGAAGAGCCTCCCTCGGCGCCGGAATTCCTGGCGCCCTGCGAACCGGCGATAGCGCCTCGTTTGATCCCAACCATTCAGCCATACTATTCCGCGATTCCAGAGGa CTTCCAGTCGCCGATCCTTTCCTGGATAAGCTGGATTTCGGAGATTTGG ATgacgaaaatcaaatttttgtcaagttcttcaagttccacaAATGTTACGATCTCATACCGACCAGCGCCAAATTGGTCGTCTTCGACACTCAGCTTCTGGTGAAAAAAGCTTTCTTCGCACTGGTTCATAACG GAGTTCGTGCTGCGCCATTGTGGGATAGCAAGAAACAATGTTTTGTTGGCATGCTGACCATCACAGATTTCATCCGCATCTTGCAAATGTATTACAAATCTCCGATGGTGCAGATGGAAGAGTTAGAGGAGCACAAACTGGATACTTGGAGAA GTGTTCTTCAGCAGGACTACAAAGGACTCCAGAGTATTAGTCCAGATGCTTCTCTCTTTGATGCTATTTACACGCTGATTAGTAATCGAATCCATCGATTGCCCGTTATTGATCCTCAAACTGGCAACGTATTATACATCGTGACCCATAAAAGAATACTGCGCTTCCTGTTTCTATAC TTGAAGGACATGCCGAAACCAAGTTTCATGAACAAAACTTTGAGAGAGTTGAACATTGGCACGTACGACAATGTCGAAACTGCCAGTCCAGACACACCGATAATCACCGCATTGACAAAGTTTGTCGAAAGAAGAGTGTCTGCTTTGCCTATCGTCGATTCCCAAGGCAGACTAGTCGATATCTACTCCAAATTTGACGTCATT AATCTGGCTGCGGAAAAAACCTACAACAACTTGGATATTACTTTGACGCAAGCCAATGAGCATCGAAATACTTGGTTTGAAGGAGTTTCCAAATGTCATCTGGACGATTCTCTTGGCACAGTGATGGAAAAAATAGTCAGAGCCGAG GTTCATCGTCTTGTTGTTGTGGATAACGAGGATCGCGTCATCGGCGTGATTTCCCTCTCCGACATTCTTTCAGAACTCGTATTAAAGCCGAGCC TGGCATTTGCAGGCCATTCGAAGAAGAACAGTTTGTGCTCTGATGCTGAAAACACGGGCACCATACCGGAAGAAACTGCATCTGATGATGAGATCGAACTTGCCTCCAGGGCGGAGACCTTGGACCAGCCAGTAACAGCGAGCGAGGATATAGCTATGATGGATGACGAAGAAGAGTGTTCAAGGGAAATACGTGATGCCCTCAATGGTGTTACTATGGCAGAAACCAATGAGCCACCGGTTGTTTCTGTAGGAGAGTGA
- the LOC124343516 gene encoding 5'-AMP-activated protein kinase subunit gamma-2-like isoform X3, with amino-acid sequence MALWSYFGDRRSFRRTIQSSDSNQNASRRLVNGQQPNHRGRSISETSNDGVLEDVEEEIPSTEGSSPTESSVYHSLPSYQGSLHRHNTLFKRWMASRNRSVDESSSSHTLNRARGEFSNEQPVAVHYHRRPAQTINSTSNISSNNNNSTTSSTTTTISSSGMYSPNNSRQRVRHSSAPVSNLPLRLDPHFIDKSLIEVKETVQQDGEEKTSEELDNNGYFNKDIWIPRRNYVYRKSSLPLPVIVTEDVDASDVDRSRTMADNGARPRAAAHDDRLRRKSGDDAGLFGSPGRHKTLGSAHIFEAFRPRSKSDAQRAIKKPTIMSTVKNAVQNSLMGSPIVAGRIASPGSQSPSSLPYDVPSSYGSGNGVSDKNRTRSITEASTSRGPVSKVMDMFRNRSQSVSTDDKRKQKNQPVVVVSNNSHGALIRRGDDRRRASLGAGIPGALRTGDSASFDPNHSAILFRDSRGLPVADPFLDKLDFGDLDDENQIFVKFFKFHKCYDLIPTSAKLVVFDTQLLVKKAFFALVHNGVRAAPLWDSKKQCFVGMLTITDFIRILQMYYKSPMVQMEELEEHKLDTWRSVLQQDYKGLQSISPDASLFDAIYTLISNRIHRLPVIDPQTGNVLYIVTHKRILRFLFLYLKDMPKPSFMNKTLRELNIGTYDNVETASPDTPIITALTKFVERRVSALPIVDSQGRLVDIYSKFDVINLAAEKTYNNLDITLTQANEHRNTWFEGVSKCHLDDSLGTVMEKIVRAEVHRLVVVDNEDRVIGVISLSDILSELVLKPSLAFAGHSKKNSLCSDAENTGTIPEETASDDEIELASRAETLDQPVTASEDIAMMDDEEECSREIRDALNGVTMAETNEPPVVSVGE; translated from the exons ATGGCGCTGTGGTCCTATTTCGGCGATAGGAGAAGCTTCCGCAGGACTATCCAGTCGTCGGATTCCAATCAAAATGCCAGCCGACGTCTTGTCAACGGACAGCAGCCAAACCATCGAGGGCGAAGCATTAGCGAAACTTCCAATGACGGCGTCCTCGAAGATGTCGAAGAAGAGATCCCTAGCACAGAAGGTTCATCGCCCACCGAGAGCAGCGTCTATCACAGTTTGCCCTCCTATCAGGGAAGTCTTCATCGACACAACACGCTCTTTAAGCGCTGGATGGCCAGTCGTAATCGATCAGTGGACGAATCATCCAGTTCGCATACGCTCAATCGTGCTCGAGGGGAATTTTCAAACGAGCAACCCGTTGCCGTCCATTATCACCGACGCCCGGCTCAGACAATCAACAGCACCAGCAATATCAgcagcaataataataacagcacCACATCCAGCACAACCACCACTATTAGTAGCAGTGGAATGTATTCACCCAATAACAGTAGACAGCGCGTCCGACACTCTTCGGCGCCTGTTTCCAATTTGCCACTGCGACTCGATCCCCATTTCATTGACAAAAGTCTCATCGAAGTCAAAGAAACCGTCCAGCAGGATGGCGAAGAGAAGACGTCAGAGGAGCTGGACAATAATGGCTATTTTAACAAGGACATTTGGATCCCGAGAAGGAACTACGTTTACAGAAAG TCCTCGCTGCCGCTACCCGTAATCGTGACCGAAGACGTGGACGCTTCAGACGTGGATAGAAGTCGCACCATGGCCGACAACGGAGCCAGACCTCGAGCAG CTGCACACGATGATCGACTGCGTCGGAAATCTGGCGACGACGCCGGCCTGTTCGGATCTCCCGGCCGTCACAAGACCCTCGGGAGCGCCCACATTTTCGAGGCTTTTCGGCCGCGTTCCAAATCGGATGCCCAGCGTGCCATCAAGAAACCAACTATCATGAGTACAGTCAAGAATGCCGTCCAA AACTCGCTGATGGGATCACCGATTGTTGCTGGTCGGATTGCGTCACCGGGAAGTCAGAGCCCATCTTCGCTCCCTTACGACGTCCCTTCTTCGTATGGGAGCGGCAATGGCGTCAGTGACAAAAACCGGACGCGATCCATCACGGAAGCGTCAACGTCACGCGGACCTGTTTCTAAAGTCATGGATATGTTTCGAAATCGTTCACAAAGTGTTTCCACTGACGACAAGCGCAAA caGAAAAATCAGCCAGTTGTCGTCGTTAGCAACAACAGTCACG GTGCTTTGATCCGGCGCGGCGATGATCGTCGAAGAGCCTCCCTCGGCGCCGGAATTCCTGGCGCCCTGCGAACCGGCGATAGCGCCTCGTTTGATCCCAACCATTCAGCCATACTATTCCGCGATTCCAGAGGa CTTCCAGTCGCCGATCCTTTCCTGGATAAGCTGGATTTCGGAGATTTGG ATgacgaaaatcaaatttttgtcaagttcttcaagttccacaAATGTTACGATCTCATACCGACCAGCGCCAAATTGGTCGTCTTCGACACTCAGCTTCTGGTGAAAAAAGCTTTCTTCGCACTGGTTCATAACG GAGTTCGTGCTGCGCCATTGTGGGATAGCAAGAAACAATGTTTTGTTGGCATGCTGACCATCACAGATTTCATCCGCATCTTGCAAATGTATTACAAATCTCCGATGGTGCAGATGGAAGAGTTAGAGGAGCACAAACTGGATACTTGGAGAA GTGTTCTTCAGCAGGACTACAAAGGACTCCAGAGTATTAGTCCAGATGCTTCTCTCTTTGATGCTATTTACACGCTGATTAGTAATCGAATCCATCGATTGCCCGTTATTGATCCTCAAACTGGCAACGTATTATACATCGTGACCCATAAAAGAATACTGCGCTTCCTGTTTCTATAC TTGAAGGACATGCCGAAACCAAGTTTCATGAACAAAACTTTGAGAGAGTTGAACATTGGCACGTACGACAATGTCGAAACTGCCAGTCCAGACACACCGATAATCACCGCATTGACAAAGTTTGTCGAAAGAAGAGTGTCTGCTTTGCCTATCGTCGATTCCCAAGGCAGACTAGTCGATATCTACTCCAAATTTGACGTCATT AATCTGGCTGCGGAAAAAACCTACAACAACTTGGATATTACTTTGACGCAAGCCAATGAGCATCGAAATACTTGGTTTGAAGGAGTTTCCAAATGTCATCTGGACGATTCTCTTGGCACAGTGATGGAAAAAATAGTCAGAGCCGAG GTTCATCGTCTTGTTGTTGTGGATAACGAGGATCGCGTCATCGGCGTGATTTCCCTCTCCGACATTCTTTCAGAACTCGTATTAAAGCCGAGCC TGGCATTTGCAGGCCATTCGAAGAAGAACAGTTTGTGCTCTGATGCTGAAAACACGGGCACCATACCGGAAGAAACTGCATCTGATGATGAGATCGAACTTGCCTCCAGGGCGGAGACCTTGGACCAGCCAGTAACAGCGAGCGAGGATATAGCTATGATGGATGACGAAGAAGAGTGTTCAAGGGAAATACGTGATGCCCTCAATGGTGTTACTATGGCAGAAACCAATGAGCCACCGGTTGTTTCTGTAGGAGAGTGA
- the LOC124343516 gene encoding 5'-AMP-activated protein kinase subunit gamma-2-like isoform X1, translated as MALWSYFGDRRSFRRTIQSSDSNQNASRRLVNGQQPNHRGRSISETSNDGVLEDVEEEIPSTEGSSPTESSVYHSLPSYQGSLHRHNTLFKRWMASRNRSVDESSSSHTLNRARGEFSNEQPVAVHYHRRPAQTINSTSNISSNNNNSTTSSTTTTISSSGMYSPNNSRQRVRHSSAPVSNLPLRLDPHFIDKSLIEVKETVQQDGEEKTSEELDNNGYFNKDIWIPRRNYVYRKSSLPLPVIVTEDVDASDVDRSRTMADNGARPRAGTWSMPHPNPGRHGGTSNSVVSSATLIAAHDDRLRRKSGDDAGLFGSPGRHKTLGSAHIFEAFRPRSKSDAQRAIKKPTIMSTVKNAVQNSLMGSPIVAGRIASPGSQSPSSLPYDVPSSYGSGNGVSDKNRTRSITEASTSRGPVSKVMDMFRNRSQSVSTDDKRKQKNQPVVVVSNNSHGALIRRGDDRRRASLGAGIPGALRTGDSASFDPNHSAILFRDSRGLPVADPFLDKLDFGDLDDENQIFVKFFKFHKCYDLIPTSAKLVVFDTQLLVKKAFFALVHNGVRAAPLWDSKKQCFVGMLTITDFIRILQMYYKSPMVQMEELEEHKLDTWRSVLQQDYKGLQSISPDASLFDAIYTLISNRIHRLPVIDPQTGNVLYIVTHKRILRFLFLYLKDMPKPSFMNKTLRELNIGTYDNVETASPDTPIITALTKFVERRVSALPIVDSQGRLVDIYSKFDVINLAAEKTYNNLDITLTQANEHRNTWFEGVSKCHLDDSLGTVMEKIVRAEVHRLVVVDNEDRVIGVISLSDILSELVLKPSLAFAGHSKKNSLCSDAENTGTIPEETASDDEIELASRAETLDQPVTASEDIAMMDDEEECSREIRDALNGVTMAETNEPPVVSVGE; from the exons ATGGCGCTGTGGTCCTATTTCGGCGATAGGAGAAGCTTCCGCAGGACTATCCAGTCGTCGGATTCCAATCAAAATGCCAGCCGACGTCTTGTCAACGGACAGCAGCCAAACCATCGAGGGCGAAGCATTAGCGAAACTTCCAATGACGGCGTCCTCGAAGATGTCGAAGAAGAGATCCCTAGCACAGAAGGTTCATCGCCCACCGAGAGCAGCGTCTATCACAGTTTGCCCTCCTATCAGGGAAGTCTTCATCGACACAACACGCTCTTTAAGCGCTGGATGGCCAGTCGTAATCGATCAGTGGACGAATCATCCAGTTCGCATACGCTCAATCGTGCTCGAGGGGAATTTTCAAACGAGCAACCCGTTGCCGTCCATTATCACCGACGCCCGGCTCAGACAATCAACAGCACCAGCAATATCAgcagcaataataataacagcacCACATCCAGCACAACCACCACTATTAGTAGCAGTGGAATGTATTCACCCAATAACAGTAGACAGCGCGTCCGACACTCTTCGGCGCCTGTTTCCAATTTGCCACTGCGACTCGATCCCCATTTCATTGACAAAAGTCTCATCGAAGTCAAAGAAACCGTCCAGCAGGATGGCGAAGAGAAGACGTCAGAGGAGCTGGACAATAATGGCTATTTTAACAAGGACATTTGGATCCCGAGAAGGAACTACGTTTACAGAAAG TCCTCGCTGCCGCTACCCGTAATCGTGACCGAAGACGTGGACGCTTCAGACGTGGATAGAAGTCGCACCATGGCCGACAACGGAGCCAGACCTCGAGCAG GAACTTGGAGTATGCCTCATCCTAATCCAGGACGTCATGGCGGAACGTCGAATTCTGTCGTTTCCAGTGCAACTCTCATCG CTGCACACGATGATCGACTGCGTCGGAAATCTGGCGACGACGCCGGCCTGTTCGGATCTCCCGGCCGTCACAAGACCCTCGGGAGCGCCCACATTTTCGAGGCTTTTCGGCCGCGTTCCAAATCGGATGCCCAGCGTGCCATCAAGAAACCAACTATCATGAGTACAGTCAAGAATGCCGTCCAA AACTCGCTGATGGGATCACCGATTGTTGCTGGTCGGATTGCGTCACCGGGAAGTCAGAGCCCATCTTCGCTCCCTTACGACGTCCCTTCTTCGTATGGGAGCGGCAATGGCGTCAGTGACAAAAACCGGACGCGATCCATCACGGAAGCGTCAACGTCACGCGGACCTGTTTCTAAAGTCATGGATATGTTTCGAAATCGTTCACAAAGTGTTTCCACTGACGACAAGCGCAAA caGAAAAATCAGCCAGTTGTCGTCGTTAGCAACAACAGTCACG GTGCTTTGATCCGGCGCGGCGATGATCGTCGAAGAGCCTCCCTCGGCGCCGGAATTCCTGGCGCCCTGCGAACCGGCGATAGCGCCTCGTTTGATCCCAACCATTCAGCCATACTATTCCGCGATTCCAGAGGa CTTCCAGTCGCCGATCCTTTCCTGGATAAGCTGGATTTCGGAGATTTGG ATgacgaaaatcaaatttttgtcaagttcttcaagttccacaAATGTTACGATCTCATACCGACCAGCGCCAAATTGGTCGTCTTCGACACTCAGCTTCTGGTGAAAAAAGCTTTCTTCGCACTGGTTCATAACG GAGTTCGTGCTGCGCCATTGTGGGATAGCAAGAAACAATGTTTTGTTGGCATGCTGACCATCACAGATTTCATCCGCATCTTGCAAATGTATTACAAATCTCCGATGGTGCAGATGGAAGAGTTAGAGGAGCACAAACTGGATACTTGGAGAA GTGTTCTTCAGCAGGACTACAAAGGACTCCAGAGTATTAGTCCAGATGCTTCTCTCTTTGATGCTATTTACACGCTGATTAGTAATCGAATCCATCGATTGCCCGTTATTGATCCTCAAACTGGCAACGTATTATACATCGTGACCCATAAAAGAATACTGCGCTTCCTGTTTCTATAC TTGAAGGACATGCCGAAACCAAGTTTCATGAACAAAACTTTGAGAGAGTTGAACATTGGCACGTACGACAATGTCGAAACTGCCAGTCCAGACACACCGATAATCACCGCATTGACAAAGTTTGTCGAAAGAAGAGTGTCTGCTTTGCCTATCGTCGATTCCCAAGGCAGACTAGTCGATATCTACTCCAAATTTGACGTCATT AATCTGGCTGCGGAAAAAACCTACAACAACTTGGATATTACTTTGACGCAAGCCAATGAGCATCGAAATACTTGGTTTGAAGGAGTTTCCAAATGTCATCTGGACGATTCTCTTGGCACAGTGATGGAAAAAATAGTCAGAGCCGAG GTTCATCGTCTTGTTGTTGTGGATAACGAGGATCGCGTCATCGGCGTGATTTCCCTCTCCGACATTCTTTCAGAACTCGTATTAAAGCCGAGCC TGGCATTTGCAGGCCATTCGAAGAAGAACAGTTTGTGCTCTGATGCTGAAAACACGGGCACCATACCGGAAGAAACTGCATCTGATGATGAGATCGAACTTGCCTCCAGGGCGGAGACCTTGGACCAGCCAGTAACAGCGAGCGAGGATATAGCTATGATGGATGACGAAGAAGAGTGTTCAAGGGAAATACGTGATGCCCTCAATGGTGTTACTATGGCAGAAACCAATGAGCCACCGGTTGTTTCTGTAGGAGAGTGA